A single window of Chloroflexota bacterium DNA harbors:
- a CDS encoding pentapeptide repeat-containing protein: MNPHEDLTIYDAEQLLDLLRESTAFLRCVFDNAELPDCEAEELRFEECSLRRVNFFNLACDDLTIENCRLQDARFDKADIREATLRDSLFNSARFRDARLNLSRIENCDMTLCNLDGANLFGADLSGSRFRTVDFSRTRMEGVTIDKADFSMATLRFKKFADGKIKGVNFTETDLTGTDFSGATFEGCHLTGVVVSEQTRFDRADLRGAYISGSGLEVASLKGAIMSRQQADTLLFERFGIVVAEE, translated from the coding sequence ATGAATCCACACGAAGACCTCACCATATACGACGCCGAGCAGCTGCTCGATCTGCTGCGAGAGTCCACCGCATTTCTGCGCTGCGTGTTCGACAATGCCGAACTGCCGGACTGCGAGGCGGAGGAATTACGCTTCGAGGAGTGTTCCCTTCGGCGCGTCAACTTCTTCAATCTGGCGTGCGACGACCTTACCATCGAGAACTGCCGGTTGCAGGATGCTCGCTTCGACAAGGCGGACATTCGCGAGGCGACGCTGCGCGACAGCCTGTTCAACTCGGCAAGATTTAGAGACGCAAGGCTTAACCTCAGCCGCATCGAGAATTGCGACATGACGCTGTGCAATCTCGATGGGGCGAACCTGTTCGGGGCAGACCTGTCGGGATCGCGCTTCCGCACGGTGGATTTCAGCCGGACGCGCATGGAGGGCGTGACGATAGACAAAGCCGACTTCAGCATGGCGACACTGCGCTTCAAAAAGTTCGCGGACGGTAAGATTAAGGGCGTCAACTTCACCGAGACCGATCTGACCGGCACAGATTTCAGCGGCGCAACATTCGAGGGCTGCCACCTGACCGGCGTAGTCGTCAGCGAACAGACACGCTTCGACCGTGCCGACCTGCGCGGCGCGTACATCTCCGGCTCCGGATTGGAAGTCGCAAGCCTGAAGGGCGCGATAATGTCCCGGCAGCAAGCTGACACGCTGCTCTTCGAGCGCTTTGGCATAGTCGTCGCCGAAGAGTAA